Part of the Sodalinema gerasimenkoae IPPAS B-353 genome is shown below.
GGAGCGGGAACAGGAACTGGCTCGGGCACGGACACGGGAACAGGAACAGGAACAAGAACTGACACGGGCACGGGCTGGGAAACAGGAACAAGAAGTGGCTCGGAAACAGGAACAGGAACTGGCTCGGGCACGGGAACAGGAACAGGGACAAGAACTGGCACGGGCACGGGCCGCGGAACAGGAACAGGAGCTGGCTCGGAAACAGGAACAGAAACTAGCACAGGCACGGGAACAGAAACAGGAACAGCAACTGGCACAGGCACGGACTGGGGAACAGGAACAGCAACTGGCACGGGCACAGGAACAGGAACTAGCACGGGCACAGGAACAGGAACTGGCACGGGCACGAGATGCGAATCGCACCGATGGCGATGTCCTTTATGAGGATAGTGTCGTTAAGGTCGTTGATTACACCAGAGACCGGGATGGCCGCCGGTAATCCTAGGTTTTTCTAAGACCGGATTAGGCTGGAACCCTTCAGCTTAACCAAACTGAAGGGTTCCAGTGCTCCTTCTCTTGTTTCTTTACAGAGAATCTTAAACAGATTATTTCAATTGGGGTGATTGGATGGAGCAAGAAAATCCACAAATTTCACTAAGTTTGTAAACGGCTTGCATCTAATCGCACATCTAAAGCTAAAAAAAATCAGGAAACGAACCATGAAAAAGATTACTCCCTTTTTACTCGGAATCACTGTTTTATTCGGTGCTGGTGCTTGTCAGGAGTTAGAACAAACTTCTTCTGATGCTCCGAGCAGTCTGGACGGAACCAGCGATGACCCGGCTCAAGTTCAAGATACTCAGGACGATTCTACAAGTGATACGCGTCGTGCTCAACTCGATAGTGACATCCGGGCGCGGGAAGAACGAACGGATGCGTTTGGCGACCCCGAAGACCGCTCAGATGGTGACCTCGCCAGTGAGGTCAGAAGTAAGTTGGAGGCGAATATTACCCAAGGTCAGTTGGGGGTTAAGGCTGAAGATGGTGTGGTGACTGTGGTGGGAACGGTTCCTAACGAAGCAGACCATGATTCGATCGAGACGTTAGCCCGGGAAATTCGCGGGGTAAAAGATGTGGAAGTAGACGTGCGAATTGTTGAACCGGAGGAACCGGATGAGGATTCGGACGATCAATAGAATAAGTGGGCAATCATTATCGCGATAATGATTGCCAATTGTTAAAAAACAAGGTGCGTTAGATGTTTGTCTAATGCACCTTGTTTGTTGGAGTGGGTTAAACTCCTCTCGTGTTTCCGTCCTCTTGCGGGGAAAAGATAGGAAAAGACCTCTTCCGCAATATGCCCGAAGTGAGTCTGAAAGGGTTTCCGTCCCCTTGCGGGGAAAAGATAGGAAAAGACCTGAAGGTCGGACCTACGGCCTTCCTGTACGAAAAAGGTCAGCTCGTTTCCGTCCCCTTGCGGGGAAAAGATAGGAAAAGACACTGGAGCGCAAAGGATGTTCTCTTCGGAGAATTTGTTGTCATCTGTTTCCGTCCCCTTGCGGGGAAAAGATAGGAAAAGACATCTTGGCCCACGGAAAAATCCGATATGGGACTGAGGTGCGTTTCCGTCCCCTTGCGGGGAAAAGATAGGAAAAGACTTCAACCTAATCCACTGTTCTCACACTGGGGCTATTAAGTTTCCGTCCCCTTGCGGGGAAAAGATAGGAAAAGACTTGTTTATGGCGAACCGCATTGACAGTGCCCGCGAGGGTACGTTTCCGTCCCCTTGCGGGGAAAAGATAGGAAAAGACGTAAGCGACTATCAGAACACTACGCCTGAAGTCCAAGTTTCCGTCCCCTTGCGGGGAAAAGATAGGAAAAGACCCTCTTTCAACGGTGGCGTGAAGCGGAGCCCCGCTGTTATCGTTTCCGTCCCCTTGCGGGGAAAAGATAGGAAAAGACTTCTACACCAAACACTATGATGAAAAAGGTCTATGGGTTAGTTTCCGTCCCCTTGCGGGGAAAAGATAGGAAAAGACTGAAGGGCTACGATATCAGACCACAGTCAAAAACGTCTGTTTCCGTCCCCTTGCGGGGAAAAGATAGGAAAAGACGGCATGTCCGCCAGTTCTGCCGGTCTGGGGAACTGGTTTCCGTCCCCTTGCGGGGAAAAGATAGGAAAAGACTCAGGGCTCTTCACCAAGCCCCGCCAATCCGGCAATGGGAGTTTCCGTCCCCTTGCGGGGAAAAGATAGGAAAAGACCAAAACCCTGGAGAACGTGGAGGCCGAGCTCACGGCCAAGTTTCCGTCCCCTTGCGGGGAAAAGATAGGAAAAGACTCAATTTAATAAGATCTTAAATCAGATCAACTCTATGTTTCCGTCCCCTTGCGGGGAAAAGATAGGAAAAGACACGGGTGCGCCCCTAACCTGAGTTCTATTCTGGAAGGTTTCCGTCCCCTTGCGGGGAAAAGATAGGAAAAGACAATTCGTCAAGGCGGCTTCCTGGTTTATTAGTGCGTTCCAGGGTTTCCGTCCCCTTGCGGGGAAAAGATAGGAAAAGACTTGATACGAGGGAAGTAGAGCTGTATACTTAACAGCGTTTCCGTCCCCTTGCGGGGAAAAGATAGGAAAAGACGCGATGCTTATAACTCTGATTGGAAACGGCCCTATGACGCTCTGTTTCCGTCCCCTTGCGGGGAAAAGATAGGAAAAGACGTGACAAGCACAGGTTTCCCCGGTCCCAGTCCCGATAGCGTCCGGCGTTTCCGTCCCCTTGCGGGGAAAAGATAGGAAAAGACTGGTCTTCTGCTGATTGGGATGGTGCAGGGTTTGAAAGTTTCCGTCCCCTTGCGGGGAAAAGATAGGAAAAGACGACGGGCCTACCTGGCGAACGTATTCCAGGACGAGGTGAGTTTCCGTCCCCTTGCGGGGAAAAGATAGGAAAAGACTGACGGGGAGGAAGAACGACGGCGAGGACTGATGGAGAACGTTTCCGTCCCCTTGCGGGGAAAAGATAGGAAAAGACCAAGCCCACTTCTGGGCTCAGTGGCGTGAAGACGCGCATGTTTCCGTCCCCTTGCGGGGAAAAGATAGGAAAAGACCGAGGCTGTGGAGAAGGCCGTCCCCAAAGAAGTTTGGGAGTTTCCGTCCCCTTGCGGGGAAAAGATAGGAAAAGACGCTACGAAGACCCGGAGCAGAATGGCTTGGTCGTCCAGAAGTTTCCGTCCCCTTGCGGGGAAAAGATAGGAAAAGACTTCAATGAGATAGCGAGAGTCATCCAGAGGATCCTCTGTTTCCGTCCCCTTGCGGGGAAAAGATAGGAAAAGACGAGGCCGACCTCCACCAAAGCCCCATCTCGGAGGATAACAGTTTCCGTCCCCTTGCGGGGAAAAGATAGGAAAAGACAGTCCCCTGAAGGAAAATAAAATCGTACCTAGGGATAGTTTCCGTCCCCTTGCGGGGAAAAGATAGGAAAAGACCCGAGTTCCCTGGCGTAACTTCGTCCACCGTGAATTGTTTCCGTCCCCTTGCGGGGAAAAGATAGGAAAAGACTCTTCGAGGAACCAACGCTCCTGTTCGGAGGTGGCCTCGTTTCCGTCCCCTTGCGGGGAAAAGATAGGAAAAGACAGTGGCCGCTGTTGAAGCAGCACAATCCCAGGAAGAATTCTAAGTTTCCGTCCCCTTGCGGGGAAAAGATAGGAAAAGACGAGAAGGTCTCCGGGCTAAACTCCAACTCTCTCTACCGTTTCCGTCCCCTTGCGGGGAAAAGATAGGAAAAGACGGGCGAATGCCCACATGTTATCCATCTGTGCTCGGCTGGTTTCCGTCCCCTTGCGGGGAAAAGATAGGAAAAGACTCTATTTACTGCACCATTCCAGGTGCTTCCGGACTCCCGTTTCCGTCCCCTTGCGGGGAAAAGATAGGAAAAGACGCCGGGAAGTCTGGGCCCTTGAGGAGGTGTGCCAACACCTCGTTTCCGTCCCCTTGCGGGGAAAAGATAGGAAAAGACCCTTTTTTTCTATAATATGTAGGTTGTTATACAACCTTTTGTTTCCGTCCCCTTGCGGGGAAAAGATAGGAAAAGACAATCGCTCGAGGGTTGCCCCAGCCGTCAGGAGATGGACAGTTTCCGTCCCCTTGCGGGGAAAAGATAGGAAAAGACCAAGCAGTGGCTGCAGAGCAAGAGTCGGCGTTCTAAACGTGTAGACAAGTTTCCGTCCCCTTGCGGGGAAAAGATAGGAAAAGACGACCATAGATGAGCTGGGCGGGTATGCCCCCAGCTCCGGTTTCCGTCCCCTTGCGGGGAAAAGATAGGAAAAGACGCAGGATATGGCGCTCCATGGGGATGTCCCCATAGCTCCAGTTTCCGTCCCCTTGCGGGGAAAAGATAGGAAAAGACGGCCCCACTCTACGAAGTCCTCTACAGTAAGAGTGTACCCGTTTCCGTCCCCTTGCGGGGAAAAGATAGGAAAAGACCTACGAAGAAGAGGGTAATGAAGAGGCTTTCTACAGAGGTTTCCGTCCCCTTGCGGGGAAAAGATAGGAAAAGACGCAATTCGAGAAGGCCTCCGGGCTGAACGAACAGTCATGTTTCCGTCCCCTTGCGGGGAAAAGATAGGAAAAGACCCTATAGGTTTGAAACCATTGCTGTGTCGAGTTTTCAAGGTCCGTTTGCGCGAACACCCTTAACATTTCGTTACACGACCACTTCGAGTTGAGAAAAGTCGGCTTGAAAGCGAAGAATTAGCGCACTACTTAAAGCTACAGCCTTTCCCAGAAACTGTCAAGCCCTAAGAACCTTAAGAAAACCTAAAAACGCCCTCTAGTCGCACCTAGACCCCAGTTTTTCAGGGAACGCGGCCTGTGCCGAAAATCGTTACAATTCGACACAAAGCCCCAATTCCTGACCCCGTGGGCATTTCAGCCCTAGAAAATC
Proteins encoded:
- a CDS encoding BON domain-containing protein, whose translation is MKKITPFLLGITVLFGAGACQELEQTSSDAPSSLDGTSDDPAQVQDTQDDSTSDTRRAQLDSDIRAREERTDAFGDPEDRSDGDLASEVRSKLEANITQGQLGVKAEDGVVTVVGTVPNEADHDSIETLAREIRGVKDVEVDVRIVEPEEPDEDSDDQ